The uncultured Roseibium sp. DNA segment AACCGGCGCAGATAATCTGCGTTTCCGCGAAGGTCCAGGGAGGGCACCTTGAGGGCCACATTTCTGCCGGTCTCCTTGTCAGCGGCGAGATAGATATGACTTCGACTGCTGGCGTGCAGCTCGCGCAGAATGCGGTAGCCTTCGAACTCTGAGGATGCCTGCAGTAAAGGTGCGGGTGGAAGGGTGTCTTCCCCTTCCAAAATGTTGGTCGCATCGACGTCCGGCAATTGGTCGATCCGGGCAATCTGAATCGTCAGATTGTCGTCGCTGCCCGCATCCAGAGCTGCTGCAACGATCCTTTCGGCTGCGTGATCCAGATCGTCATTTGCCGCGATCAGGGACGCAATGGTTTTCGGTGGCACGAATTCATGAACGCCATCGGTGGTGAGAACAAAAGTATCGCCGGTCGACAGGTTCAGGTCGCGATAGTCGATATCAAGCAAGGAATAGAGCCCCATGGCGCGCGCCAGATAGCTTCTCCCCTCGGAGGCTTGAACCCGGTGATCCGTGGTCAGCTGTTCCAGCGTGTCTCCGGACATGCGCCAGATGCGGGCGTCGCCCACATGGAAGAGATGAGCACGCCGCCCCTTGAACACGATGGCGTCAAAGGTGCACACATGGCCACGGTCCTGCGGCAGCTCCGGATCGTTCTGCGCATGAAGCCAGGAATTGCTTGCAGAAATGACGCTCGTGGCGGCCGTCCTGGCCGACCATGCGTCAGACGTGCAATAGTAATCGTCGAGGAAGGATTTGACCGCCGTTTCCGCAGCCAGGCGGCTGACGTCACTCGTGGAAATTCCATCCGCCAGCGCGAGAGCCGCTCCCTTGAGAACAAGCCGCTGCCCGTCCGGAACCATCGCCCCGTAGAAGTCCTGGTTCGATGCTTTGCGCCCGGCCGACGAATGTTGGCCAACCGAAACGGACAGTCTGGCGCTTTGGACTTGCATCAACACGGAAGTCATCCCTTTAGGGCCGGTCCCGCCTGCATGGCGGGACCGACTTGGTCCAAGGCTTATTCAGCCGGAGCGACAGTCTTTGCGGCTTCGTAGCCCGCGTTGCGCTTGGGGGAAGTCTTGTAGTGGGTTGCGTAGATCATGCCGCCCACGAAGGTCAGACCGCCAACCAGGTTACCGACCACGACGGGAATTTCGTTGTAGGCGAAGTAATCGAACCAGGTGAAGTTGCCGCCGAGCATGATGCCGGACGGGAACAGGAACATGTTCACGATCGAATGCTCGAAACCGAGGTAGAAGAAGACCAGGATCGGCATCCACATGGCCATGATCTTGCCGGAGACGGAGTTGGACATCATCGCGGACACCACACCGGTGGACACCATCCAGTTGCACATCACAGCGCGGATAAAAACAGTCAGCAGACCCGCCCAGCCGGCGGCGGCATAACCGAGGGTCCGCGCTTCACCGATCTTGCCGATCTTCTGGCCGATGGCATTCGGTTCCTGACTGAAGCCCATGGTGAAGATGATCGCCATGAAGACCGCGGTGGTCAGAGCGCCGGCGAAGTTACCGCAGAAAACCAGGCCCCAGTTGCGGAACACACCGCCCCAGGTACAGCCCGGGCGCTTTGCGATCACGGCCAGCGGCGCAAGGGTGAAGACCCCGGTCAGGAGATCGAAGCCGAGGAGGTAAAGCATGCAAAAGCCGACCGGAAAAAGAACCGATGCCACCAGGAAGTTCCCGGTATTGACGGCGATGGTCACGGAGAATGCTGCGGCAAGCGCCAGGATAGCGCCCGCCATGTAAGCACGGATAAGCGTGTCCTTGGTGGACATGAAAATTTTCGACTCGCCGGCGTCGATCATCTTTGTGGCGAATTCCTGTGGCGTTACATATGACATCTGTTAGCCCCTTGACTGGATAGGTTGTGGCCGTTTTCGGCTTATGCTGCCCTTCCCGGGCGTTTCCTCCTAAACCCGCGCCCCGGCTCAGGCTGCAAGGGCGAGAAAGACCGTCTCGCCCTCCAGCTTCACCGGAAATGCCCGTGTTTCCCCTTCATCCGCTCCCTGCGCCTCGCCCGTCTCCAGGCTGATCACCCAGTTGTGCAGCGGACAGGTGACGCATCCGTCGTGGACGATGCCCTGGGACAGCGGCCCGTTCCTGTGCGGGCATTTGTCTTCAAGTGCGAAGATCCGATCGTCGGCGGTGCGGAAAATGGCGATGGTCATGTCACCGTTCTTCACGCACCGGGCGCCTTGGCGCGGAATGTCTCCGATCGAGCCGATAGCGACCCAGCTTGCAGTCATTGCGTTCATTCTGCGGCCTCCGGAAGAAGCGTCGCCATGGGCTTGAATTCGTGCTTGTCCTTGCCGGACACACGTTCCGACCACGGATCGACCTGTGCGAATTTCTGGGAAAAGACGAAGCGGTCGTAATAGGCCTTGCGCTTGTTCGTATCGTCCATGATCTGGCGGCGGACCTCGTCGTAGCCGATGCGCTTGGCCCACTTGTAGATCCGCTCCAGGTAATGGCCCTGCTCGCGGTACATCTGGATCAAGGCGGTGATGTATTCGACTGCCTCGTCTTCGGTCTTCACCTGGCCGAGAACCTCTGTCCCCTTGATGTCGAGACCCGCCGCACCCGCGAAATGGATCTCGAAGCCGCTGTCGACACAGATCACGCCGACATCCTTGCAGGTGGCCTCGGCACAATTGCGCGGGCAGCCGGAGACGGCGAGCTTGACCTTGGCCGGCGTCCAGGATCCCCACAGGAACTTCTCCAGCCGGACGCCAAGACCGGTGGAATCCTGCGTTCCGAACCGGCACCAGTCAGATCCCACACAGGTTTTCACCGTGCGCAATCCCTTGGCATAGGCATGGCCTGACACGAAGCCGGCTTTGCCGAGATCGGCCCAGACGGCGGGCAGATCTTCCTTTTTGATACCGAGCATGTCGATGCGCTGGCCGCCGGTGCATTTCACGGCGGGGATGTTGAATTTGTCGACCACATCGGCGATGGCGCGCAGCTCCGTGGACGAGGTCATGCCGCCCCACATGCGCGGAACGACGGAATAGGTGCCATCCTTCTGGATATTCGCGTGGATACGTTCGTTGATGAACCGGGACTGGTAGTCGTCGGCATATTCATCCGGCCAGTCGCTGACGAGATAATAGTTCAACGCCGGCCGGCACTTGGCGCAGCCGCCGGAGGATGTCCATTCCAGCGCCTGCATCACGTCCGGGATGGTCTTCAGTTTCCTGGCCTTGATCAGGCGCCGGACCTCATTGTGCCCCAGCGGGGTACAGCCGCACATGGGGCTGACCGCCGCCGGATTATAGGCATCGCCGAGTGTTGCCAGCATCAGGCTCTCGACAAGCCCGGTGCATGTCCCGCAGGAGGCAGACGCCTTGGTATGAGCCCGGACGTCATCGAGCGTTGTCAGGCCCTTTTCCCGGATCGCGCCGACGATCCTGCTCTTGCATACGCCGTTGCAGCCGCAGATTTCCGCATCATCCGGCAAGGCTGCAACGGCCGCCGTAGGGTCCAGGGGGGCGCCTCCCTGATAGGCCTGGCCGAAGATGAGGGTATCGCGCATGTCGGAGACGTCCGTCTCCTTCTTCTTCAGATCGTTGAACCAGGCCCCATCTGCGGTTTCTCCGTAGAGCACCGTGCCGATGATCTTGTTGTCCTGCAGAACGAGACGCTTGTAGACGCCGGCGGCCGCATCGCGGAGCACGATTTCCTCTCGGTCTTCGCCTTCGGCAAAATCTCCGAGCGAGAACAGGTCGATGCCGGTGACCTTGAGTTTGGTCGGCGTGTCGGCGTGGACGAAAGAGGCCGTCCCCTCGCCCGCCAGATGGTTCGCCGCGACTCGCGCCATCTCATAAAGAGGAGCAACAAGGCCATAAACCTGACCGCCGACCTCGGCGCATTCGCCCAACGCATAGATATCGGGGTCGCTGGTCTGCATGCCCTCCCCGACGACAATGCCCCGGTTGACCTCCAGACCTGCTTCCTTGGCAAGCCAGGCATTCGGGCGGATCCCGGCCGCCATGACGACGAGCGTGGCGGGAATGACGGTGCCGTCCTCGAGTTCGACACCCTCGACCCTGGTTTCGCCGCGGATTGCCTTGGTGTTGGCCTTGGTGATTACCTTGATGCCGCGATCCTCGAGTGCCTTCTCCAGCAGGTATCCGGCAGCCGGGTCGAGCTGACGTTCCATCAGGCTCGGCATCAGATGCAGCACGGTAACGTCCATCCCGCGGGACTGAAGCCCGGCCGCGGCTTCGAGCCCAAGCAATCCGCCGCCGATGACCACCGCCTTATCCCGGCTTTGGGCCGCCAGCAGCATGGCGTTGACGTCGTCCAGGTCGCGGTAGCTCAGGACACCTTGCAGGTCCTTGCCCGGGACCGGAATGATGAAGGGAACGGACCCGGTGGCAATCACCAGCTTGTCGTAGGAAGCGACTTCGCCGTGATCGGAGGTGACGGTCTTGCCCTCCCGGTCGATCTCGACGATCTTGTGCCCCTTGTAGAGCATGATGCCGTGCTCGATGTACCAGCCGTCGCCGTGAATGACGATTTCCTCGTAGGATTTCTCGCCGGAAAGCACGGGCGACAGCATGATCCGGTCATAATTGACCCTGGGTTCCGCATTGAAAATGGTGATGTCGTAGGCATCGGGCGCAGCTTCAAGCAGATGTTCCAGCATCCGTCCGGGAGCCATGCCGTTGCCGATGATGACGAGTTTCTGTCGGGTCATTTCCATTATCCTGCCAATGAGCTATTCGGCCGCTTCGACCGCGGCCTTTTGCCGGGCCTGCCGTGCAGCGCGTTTTTGCTGGATGGATTGAAGTTGCTCGGGTGTCGGATTGGCGCCGCCCTCGTAGGCTTCGAGAAAGTCGAGCAGTTCCTCGCGGTAGGCGTAGTAATCCGGGTGGGCGAGCAACGTCTTGCGCGAGCGAGGACGTGGCAAATCGACATCCATGATGTTGCCGATCTTCGCGTTCGGGCCGTTGGACATCATCACCACCCGGTCCGCGAGAAGGATCGCCTCGTCCACGTCATGAGTAACGCAGACAGCCGTCACCTGGGTGCGGGTCCAGACGTCCATCAGGACATCCTGCAGCTCCCAGCGGGTCAGGCTGTCGAGCATGCCGAACGGCTCGTCGAGCAGAAGAAGCTTCGGCGACAAGGCAAAGGCACGGGCAATACCGACCCGCTGTTTCATACCGTTTGACATGTCCGCCGCAGGCTTGTGGATGGCATCGGCCAGTCCGACCTTCGACAAGTAATATTCGATGACGTCTTTCTTCTCCGGCTTCGACGCATCGGGGTAGACCTTGTCGACACCGAGCTCGACATTCTCGTATGCCGTGAGCCACGGCATCAATGACGGCGCCTGGAACACCACCGCGCGATCCGGGCCGGCCTGGGTGATGTGCGTGCCGTCGAGCACGATCGCGCCTTCCGTGATCGGATTGAGCCCGGCCACCATGGAAAGGACCGTCGACTTTCCGCAGCCGGAATGGCCGATCAGGGTGACGAACTCGCCCTTCTTCATTTTGAGGTCAAAACCGTCGACAACCGTGAGCGGGCCTTTCGGTGTCGGATAGACCTTTTTCAACTGGCTGAAATCCAGGTATCGGTCCTCGATCGGTGACACAGCAGCCCGCTGATAGGCCTCAGGCAGCTTTTCGGTTTTTCTGGATGGCTTCTGCGTGATCGGGACAATGTTCGGAAGCACGATATCGCGTTCCAGATCCGCACCGCGCTCGTCACCGACTTCCATCAGATACTCGGTGACTTCGGCCCGTAGCTTGATGAAATCGTCATCATGATTGAGTTCGCCCCGGTCGCGCGGTCGGGCGAAGGGCACCTTGAATTCCGGCCCCAGGGTCGCCTTGGCACCCGGCTTCAGCGGAATGATCCGGTCTGCGAGCAGAATTGCCTCATCCACGTCATTGGTGATCAGGATGATGGTTTTCTTTTCCTGTTCGCAAATCGCGGCAAACTCGTCCTGCAGCTTGGCCCGGGTCAGCGCATCGAGCGCCGACAGGGGCTCGTCGAGCAGCAGAAGTTCCGGCTGCATGGCGAGCGCCCGGGCCACGGCCACACGCTGGCGCATGCCGCCGGAGAGTTCCGCAGGCTTACGATCCCGTGCATGGGCCAGCCCGACCATTTCGATATACTTGTCGGCGATGGCCCTACGCTCGGCTGCCGGCTTCTTCTTGAACACCGCATCGACGGCCAGACTGACATTGCCGGCGACCGTCAGCCACGGCATCAACGAATAGGACTGGAAGACGACGCCGCGCTCAGGGCTCGGACCTTCGATTTCCTTGCCCTTGAAAACGATACCTCCCGTATCCGGCTCGATCAGGCCTGCCAAAAGAGAGATCAGTGTCGTCTTGCCGGTGCCGGAGAAGCCGACGATGGCAATGAACTCGCCGTCTTCCACTTTGAGGTTGATATCGTCCAGAACGTCGGTGCGGTTGGCACCTTCACCGTAGGATTTTGATGTGTTGTAGATTTCGAGATACGACATCAGCTCCTCCTATCGGTTCGCGGAGAAGGTGAAGGCACGCTGCAAGGCATACATCAGCCGGTCGAGTGCAAAACCGATGATGCCGATGGTGAAGACGGCAACCATGATCTTGGCAAGCGACTGGGACGACCCGTTCTGGAATTCGTCCCAGACGAATTTTCCAAGACCCGGGTTTTGGGCAAGCATCTCGGCGGCGATCAGCACCATCCAGCCCACACCGAGCGACAGACGCAGACCGGTGAAGATCAACGGCAGCGATGACGGCAACACCAGCTTGGTGACGGTCTTTAAGGTCGGCAATTGCAGGACCCGGCCGACATTCATCAGATCCTTGTCGACCGAAGCCACACCGAGCGCGGTGTTGATCAGGGTCGGCCACATGGAACACAGCGTCACGG contains these protein-coding regions:
- the nirB gene encoding nitrite reductase large subunit NirB, giving the protein MTRQKLVIIGNGMAPGRMLEHLLEAAPDAYDITIFNAEPRVNYDRIMLSPVLSGEKSYEEIVIHGDGWYIEHGIMLYKGHKIVEIDREGKTVTSDHGEVASYDKLVIATGSVPFIIPVPGKDLQGVLSYRDLDDVNAMLLAAQSRDKAVVIGGGLLGLEAAAGLQSRGMDVTVLHLMPSLMERQLDPAAGYLLEKALEDRGIKVITKANTKAIRGETRVEGVELEDGTVIPATLVVMAAGIRPNAWLAKEAGLEVNRGIVVGEGMQTSDPDIYALGECAEVGGQVYGLVAPLYEMARVAANHLAGEGTASFVHADTPTKLKVTGIDLFSLGDFAEGEDREEIVLRDAAAGVYKRLVLQDNKIIGTVLYGETADGAWFNDLKKKETDVSDMRDTLIFGQAYQGGAPLDPTAAVAALPDDAEICGCNGVCKSRIVGAIREKGLTTLDDVRAHTKASASCGTCTGLVESLMLATLGDAYNPAAVSPMCGCTPLGHNEVRRLIKARKLKTIPDVMQALEWTSSGGCAKCRPALNYYLVSDWPDEYADDYQSRFINERIHANIQKDGTYSVVPRMWGGMTSSTELRAIADVVDKFNIPAVKCTGGQRIDMLGIKKEDLPAVWADLGKAGFVSGHAYAKGLRTVKTCVGSDWCRFGTQDSTGLGVRLEKFLWGSWTPAKVKLAVSGCPRNCAEATCKDVGVICVDSGFEIHFAGAAGLDIKGTEVLGQVKTEDEAVEYITALIQMYREQGHYLERIYKWAKRIGYDEVRRQIMDDTNKRKAYYDRFVFSQKFAQVDPWSERVSGKDKHEFKPMATLLPEAAE
- a CDS encoding formate/nitrite transporter family protein, whose amino-acid sequence is MSYVTPQEFATKMIDAGESKIFMSTKDTLIRAYMAGAILALAAAFSVTIAVNTGNFLVASVLFPVGFCMLYLLGFDLLTGVFTLAPLAVIAKRPGCTWGGVFRNWGLVFCGNFAGALTTAVFMAIIFTMGFSQEPNAIGQKIGKIGEARTLGYAAAGWAGLLTVFIRAVMCNWMVSTGVVSAMMSNSVSGKIMAMWMPILVFFYLGFEHSIVNMFLFPSGIMLGGNFTWFDYFAYNEIPVVVGNLVGGLTFVGGMIYATHYKTSPKRNAGYEAAKTVAPAE
- a CDS encoding nitrate ABC transporter ATP-binding protein (This model describes the ATP binding subunits of ATP-binding cassette (ABC) transporters for nitrate transport, or for bicarbonate transport, in bacteria and archaea.), translating into MSYLEIYNTSKSYGEGANRTDVLDDINLKVEDGEFIAIVGFSGTGKTTLISLLAGLIEPDTGGIVFKGKEIEGPSPERGVVFQSYSLMPWLTVAGNVSLAVDAVFKKKPAAERRAIADKYIEMVGLAHARDRKPAELSGGMRQRVAVARALAMQPELLLLDEPLSALDALTRAKLQDEFAAICEQEKKTIILITNDVDEAILLADRIIPLKPGAKATLGPEFKVPFARPRDRGELNHDDDFIKLRAEVTEYLMEVGDERGADLERDIVLPNIVPITQKPSRKTEKLPEAYQRAAVSPIEDRYLDFSQLKKVYPTPKGPLTVVDGFDLKMKKGEFVTLIGHSGCGKSTVLSMVAGLNPITEGAIVLDGTHITQAGPDRAVVFQAPSLMPWLTAYENVELGVDKVYPDASKPEKKDVIEYYLSKVGLADAIHKPAADMSNGMKQRVGIARAFALSPKLLLLDEPFGMLDSLTRWELQDVLMDVWTRTQVTAVCVTHDVDEAILLADRVVMMSNGPNAKIGNIMDVDLPRPRSRKTLLAHPDYYAYREELLDFLEAYEGGANPTPEQLQSIQQKRAARQARQKAAVEAAE
- a CDS encoding bifunctional protein-serine/threonine kinase/phosphatase, which produces MQVQSARLSVSVGQHSSAGRKASNQDFYGAMVPDGQRLVLKGAALALADGISTSDVSRLAAETAVKSFLDDYYCTSDAWSARTAATSVISASNSWLHAQNDPELPQDRGHVCTFDAIVFKGRRAHLFHVGDARIWRMSGDTLEQLTTDHRVQASEGRSYLARAMGLYSLLDIDYRDLNLSTGDTFVLTTDGVHEFVPPKTIASLIAANDDLDHAAERIVAAALDAGSDDNLTIQIARIDQLPDVDATNILEGEDTLPPAPLLQASSEFEGYRILRELHASSRSHIYLAADKETGRNVALKVPSLDLRGNADYLRRFAMEEWVARRLNSPHVLKAIPASHERGHLFVVTEYVEGQTLRQWMTDNPQPDLETVRGIIEQIAAGLRAFHRQGMLHQDLRPENIMIGSDGMVKIIDFGSVLISGVLEAAPGLDETEILGTHQYSAPEYFLGYRGTERSDQFALGVITYEMLTGKLPYAGKVSRAHSLKAQNALTYHSAASQTARVPDWVDGALARAVHINPGKRYEALSEFLQDLRRPNTSLRPDRMVPFAERDPVRFWQIVSGVLAILCIALFFQLMGKP
- the nirD gene encoding nitrite reductase small subunit NirD codes for the protein MNAMTASWVAIGSIGDIPRQGARCVKNGDMTIAIFRTADDRIFALEDKCPHRNGPLSQGIVHDGCVTCPLHNWVISLETGEAQGADEGETRAFPVKLEGETVFLALAA